One Campylobacter sputorum subsp. sputorum DNA segment encodes these proteins:
- a CDS encoding ANL family adenylate-forming protein yields the protein MVDLFEKFSKFSNKIAISENDVSYTYEDLINKINIYYDKFANLSNEVVAINLAPSSDFIAIIFALSLRKSIILPMVEYDENKLEFAKFIITKNNIKVLNNKNTHSLIQNLQSKKRSGLILYSSATTGKAKSMLHDFDNMIENFHNKNEKSYNLLLLLFIDHIGGIDCILRTLFEGASISIPKNLTPKEILKCIEKYKVDILPTTPTMLNLLILSGEIPKHDISSLKIITYGAETMSEELLKRVNLTFKNIKIFQKFGTSETGSFSTKNLSSDTLFIKIDDNNVSYKIVDDELYLKTNTQILGYLNIDESLENGWFKTGDIVVKKGEYLQIVGRKKEIINIGGNKVLPFEVENAIMKLSGIKDVVAYAKDSLITGQMLCVDVVADENITKKDIINICKNNLQKHKIPTQINLKKEINISQRYKKQRL from the coding sequence ATGGTTGATTTGTTTGAAAAATTTTCTAAATTTAGTAATAAAATTGCAATTTCTGAAAATGATGTTTCATACACATATGAGGATTTAATAAATAAAATCAATATTTATTATGATAAATTTGCAAATTTATCAAATGAAGTAGTAGCTATAAATTTAGCTCCAAGTAGTGATTTTATTGCTATAATTTTTGCTTTAAGTTTAAGAAAAAGCATAATTTTACCTATGGTAGAATACGATGAAAACAAGCTTGAGTTTGCTAAATTTATTATTACAAAAAATAATATAAAAGTATTAAATAATAAAAATACTCATTCACTTATACAAAATTTACAATCAAAAAAAAGATCTGGACTTATACTATACTCAAGTGCAACAACAGGAAAAGCAAAATCAATGCTTCATGATTTTGATAATATGATAGAAAATTTTCATAATAAAAATGAAAAATCATACAATCTTTTGCTTTTACTTTTTATAGATCATATAGGCGGCATAGACTGCATTTTAAGAACTTTGTTTGAAGGTGCAAGTATAAGTATACCAAAAAATTTAACTCCAAAAGAAATTTTAAAATGCATTGAAAAATACAAAGTTGATATCCTACCAACTACTCCAACTATGCTAAATTTACTCATCTTAAGTGGCGAAATACCCAAACATGATATATCGTCACTAAAAATTATAACATATGGTGCAGAAACAATGAGTGAAGAATTATTAAAAAGAGTAAATTTAACATTTAAAAATATTAAAATTTTTCAGAAATTTGGTACAAGTGAAACTGGTAGTTTTAGTACAAAAAATTTATCAAGCGATACTCTTTTTATAAAAATAGACGATAACAATGTATCTTATAAAATAGTAGATGATGAGCTTTATCTAAAAACAAATACTCAAATTTTGGGCTATCTAAACATCGATGAAAGTTTAGAAAATGGATGGTTTAAAACGGGTGATATAGTTGTAAAAAAAGGTGAATATCTTCAGATAGTTGGCAGGAAAAAAGAGATAATAAATATAGGTGGAAATAAGGTTTTACCATTTGAAGTTGAAAATGCAATAATGAAACTTTCAGGCATAAAAGATGTTGTTGCTTACGCAAAAGATTCTCTAATAACAGGTCAAATGCTTTGCGTTGATGTTGTAGCTGATGAAAATATAACAAAAAAAGATATTATCAATATATGCAAAAATAATCTTCAAAAACATAAAATTCCAACTCAAATAAATTTAAAAAAAGAAATTAACATAAGCCAACGCTATAAAAAACAAAGGTTATAA
- a CDS encoding N-acetylneuraminate synthase family protein, whose protein sequence is MININGKVISNDAPAFIVAEIGANHNGDLSLAKESVDAAYECGVDAVKFQTYTAEELLSNKDMQYTYKYGKNEQTTQTLKEMFDMVTFKREFHKEIYDYASKKGLICFSTPFSLDGVEFLEKLNNPIYKIASSDVNYVDMLEVIAKLKKPVFLSTGKCTLAELDMAINLLEENGTKELCLLHCVANYPSKMEHMNLNVIKTLKQMYPQCVIGFSDHSLGITATLGAVSLGAKIIEKHFTIDKNLKGPDHWFSMDPVDMKNIVNEVRNLEIAFGDQRKILPQNEVMEKHWATRSLHAKKDLKAGEIIKKEDLDMLRPGYGISPFDKHKVIGLKLSKDIKKDEVLEWKHLQF, encoded by the coding sequence TTGATAAATATAAATGGTAAAGTGATATCAAACGATGCCCCAGCTTTCATTGTAGCTGAGATCGGTGCAAATCATAATGGCGATTTAAGTTTAGCAAAAGAGAGCGTTGATGCAGCTTATGAGTGTGGTGTTGATGCTGTTAAATTTCAGACCTACACAGCCGAAGAGCTTCTTTCAAATAAAGATATGCAATACACTTACAAATACGGCAAAAACGAGCAAACTACGCAAACACTAAAAGAGATGTTTGATATGGTAACATTTAAAAGAGAATTTCATAAAGAAATTTATGATTATGCGTCTAAAAAAGGACTTATCTGCTTTTCTACGCCTTTTAGCTTAGATGGTGTTGAGTTTTTAGAAAAACTAAACAACCCGATTTATAAAATCGCATCTTCTGATGTGAATTATGTTGATATGCTTGAAGTTATAGCTAAGCTTAAAAAGCCAGTTTTTCTTTCAACGGGCAAATGCACATTAGCTGAACTTGATATGGCTATAAATTTACTTGAAGAAAATGGCACAAAAGAGCTTTGTTTGCTTCACTGCGTGGCGAACTATCCTTCAAAAATGGAACATATGAATCTAAATGTTATAAAAACTTTAAAACAGATGTATCCGCAGTGTGTTATAGGTTTTTCAGATCACTCTCTTGGCATAACTGCTACGCTTGGCGCTGTAAGTTTAGGAGCAAAAATCATAGAAAAACATTTTACGATAGATAAAAATTTAAAAGGACCAGATCATTGGTTTAGTATGGATCCAGTGGATATGAAAAATATAGTAAATGAGGTTAGAAATTTAGAAATAGCCTTTGGCGATCAAAGAAAAATTTTACCTCAAAACGAAGTTATGGAAAAACACTGGGCAACTAGATCTTTGCATGCAAAAAAAGATTTAAAAGCTGGAGAAATAATCAAAAAAGAAGATCTTGATATGCTCCGTCCAGGCTATGGTATATCGCCATTTGATAAGCATAAAGTTATAGGACTTAAACTAAGCAAAGACATAAAAAAAGACGAGGTTTTAGAGTGGAAACATCTGCAATTTTAA
- the nspC gene encoding carboxynorspermidine decarboxylase, whose protein sequence is MTIDEIKTPAYVCEEEKLISNLKLLNEISQKSGAKVLCALKGFAFSLGMPYVDKYLNGVTCSGLHEAKYAKEYIKNGEIHTYSPAFKDEDIDEILNISNHIVFNSFNQVLKFKTKALQNSVHTAIRLNPQTSFSPTDSYNPCSRFSRLGITKANLLLAIQKDATFLDGIEGFHFHALCEESSESLEIVLNEFEEKFGEFIKNMKFVNFGGGHHITKKGYNTELLINLITKFRQKYGVEVYLEPGEAVGWQTGYLITSILDIVENEANIAILDTSAEAHMPDTVIMPYRPDVRNESKNGKFIYKFGGNTCLSGDIIGQDAGNSEYKFDFPLKISDKVIFEDQIHYTIVKNTTFNGIKLPDLHLVDKNGNVISSKFFGYEEYKNRN, encoded by the coding sequence ATGACTATAGATGAGATAAAAACCCCAGCTTATGTGTGCGAAGAGGAAAAACTTATATCAAATTTAAAACTTCTAAATGAAATCTCGCAAAAAAGCGGAGCGAAAGTGCTTTGTGCATTGAAAGGTTTTGCTTTTTCTCTTGGAATGCCATATGTCGATAAATACCTAAATGGCGTTACTTGTAGCGGTTTACACGAAGCAAAATATGCTAAAGAGTATATAAAAAATGGCGAAATTCACACCTATTCTCCAGCCTTTAAAGATGAAGACATAGATGAGATACTAAATATCTCAAATCACATAGTTTTTAATAGTTTCAATCAAGTGCTTAAATTTAAAACAAAAGCCTTACAAAACTCAGTTCATACCGCAATAAGACTAAATCCACAGACTTCGTTTTCGCCAACTGATAGCTATAATCCTTGCTCAAGATTTAGTCGCCTTGGTATAACAAAAGCAAATTTACTTTTAGCCATACAAAAAGACGCCACATTTTTAGATGGTATAGAAGGATTTCATTTTCACGCACTTTGCGAAGAAAGTAGTGAGAGTTTAGAAATAGTTTTAAATGAATTTGAAGAGAAATTTGGAGAATTTATAAAAAATATGAAATTTGTAAATTTTGGTGGCGGACATCATATCACAAAAAAAGGCTATAACACAGAACTTTTAATAAATTTAATAACCAAATTTAGGCAAAAATACGGCGTTGAGGTTTATTTAGAACCAGGCGAAGCGGTTGGTTGGCAAACTGGGTATTTGATAACTTCCATTCTTGATATAGTAGAAAATGAAGCAAATATCGCTATCCTTGATACTTCAGCCGAAGCTCATATGCCAGATACAGTTATAATGCCTTACAGACCAGATGTTAGAAATGAGAGTAAAAATGGCAAATTTATATATAAATTTGGTGGAAACACTTGTCTTTCAGGTGATATTATCGGACAAGATGCAGGAAATTCTGAGTATAAATTTGATTTCCCTTTAAAAATAAGCGATAAAGTAATTTTTGAAGACCAAATTCATTATACAATAGTAAAAAATACCACATTTAACGGGATAAAACTTCCTGATTTGCATTTAGTAGATAAAAATGGAAATGTTATATCTTCTAAATTTTTTGGGTATGAAGAGTATAAAAACAGAAATTAA
- a CDS encoding TorD/DmsD family molecular chaperone has protein sequence MENLNLARGLYYSLFSKLFIFTTKDDRFDGVKEKLLLICQNPLDDESFHAANRILMSFDGNLKKIISEYDNIFHTPPRPLRTTISYFDEGREIGEACVKIKKIMAQTDIRKDKDKFKESEDSFGFIFTLMGYMISQNIQNGDKFEHLCEELFVNYINPFIDEFINSILTHPKASIYKDIAIIMASFVEFERAYFVQSKPDTQKHKQVSNDLSRSEMIRREVNKARKNKEKENERKKA, from the coding sequence GTGGAAAACTTAAATTTGGCTAGAGGGTTGTATTATTCGCTATTTTCAAAACTATTTATTTTTACTACAAAAGATGATAGATTTGATGGCGTAAAAGAAAAACTTCTTCTAATTTGCCAAAATCCGCTCGATGATGAGAGTTTTCACGCTGCTAATAGAATATTAATGAGCTTTGATGGTAATCTTAAAAAAATAATATCTGAGTATGATAACATTTTCCATACCCCGCCAAGACCACTTAGAACAACTATCAGTTATTTTGATGAAGGTAGAGAGATAGGCGAAGCTTGTGTGAAAATCAAAAAGATAATGGCACAAACTGACATAAGAAAAGATAAAGATAAATTTAAAGAAAGTGAAGATAGTTTTGGATTTATTTTCACACTAATGGGATATATGATATCTCAAAATATACAAAATGGCGATAAATTTGAACATCTTTGCGAAGAGCTTTTTGTAAATTACATAAATCCTTTTATAGATGAGTTTATAAACTCTATATTAACTCATCCAAAAGCATCTATATACAAAGACATTGCGATTATAATGGCTAGTTTTGTTGAGTTTGAAAGAGCTTATTTCGTGCAAAGCAAACCTGATACTCAAAAACATAAACAAGTTAGCAATGATCTTTCAAGATCTGAAATGATAAGAAGAGAAGTAAATAAAGCTAGAAAAAATAAGGAGAAAGAAAATGAAAGAAAAAAGGCGTGA
- a CDS encoding twin-arginine translocation signal domain-containing protein: MKEKRREFLKNAAMIAGGVTVASVPALAVKLEDIKKDSGKKTEVLYQKNPTWEFYYKQAH; the protein is encoded by the coding sequence ATGAAAGAAAAAAGGCGTGAGTTTTTAAAAAACGCGGCTATGATAGCTGGCGGTGTTACAGTTGCAAGCGTTCCGGCTTTGGCTGTTAAACTTGAAGATATTAAAAAAGATAGCGGTAAAAAAACCGAAGTTTTATATCAAAAAAACCCTACTTGGGAATTTTATTATAAACAAGCACATTAA
- a CDS encoding molybdopterin-dependent oxidoreductase — MVRSSVRLKYPMEKVNGEWKRISYEEAFDKIGAKLKALREENPEQAMFLGSAKTSNEQAYYIRKFAAFYGTNNIDHQARIUHSATVAGVANTWGYGAMTNHLGDIQKSKAIIIFGANPAVNHPVGFRHFLLAKQKGAKLIVVDPRFTHTAAKADYFAQIRPGTDIAFIYGMLHIIFKNGWEDKDYIEKRTYGMEAIIEEAKKWTPEVVEDVTSVKKEILEEIAKVYAQNRPGTLIWAMGLTQHTIGTSNTRMAPILQLVLGNVGVEGGGTNILRGHDNVQGASDMGCLSENLPGYYDLNETSWKWFSKQWGVSHEWMKSRFINEDMMYKKGFTLARWWAGVLNGKDGNDPIDNAGTSLKALVVLGNGITSTAQQTKVKEGLDNLDLLVLADPFVNEAAIITDKKDNIFLLPTATQFETSGSVVATNRSGQWRYQVVEPLYECKPDQEILFELAKRIGFYDEYTKTIRDDKGNIEWPEAATREIANTLKSIGYTGWTPERLKKHTDNWDKFDQVTLKGSGEFENEYYGLPWPCWTETHPGSPNLYNINLPVSKGGMGFRARFGHIRDGKNLLAEEGSAPVDSSINGGYPQITKENIEKVLGITLSEEEKAQMGNSWSTDASNIIAQKCLEKEIAPYGNAKARAIAWNFIDQIPLHREPLHSPRQDLVEKYPTFEDQENQYRVFTRFKSIQSAKNYSKEFPINLITARLVNLNGAGMENRASMYLTRLTPEMFCDINPALAAKYDIKDGSMMKIHSPEGTWIKVKARFTHAVNEKSIFLPFHFTGIMQGVDMTKNFPAGTAPYASGESANTVTNYGYDISCQIPETKGGLCRIEKA; from the coding sequence ATGGTTAGATCATCTGTTAGATTAAAATACCCTATGGAAAAAGTAAATGGAGAGTGGAAAAGAATAAGCTACGAAGAAGCTTTTGATAAAATAGGAGCAAAGCTAAAAGCTCTAAGAGAAGAAAATCCAGAACAAGCTATGTTTTTAGGTTCTGCAAAAACAAGTAATGAACAAGCGTATTATATTCGTAAATTTGCAGCATTTTATGGAACAAACAATATAGATCATCAAGCTAGAATTTGACATAGTGCAACAGTCGCCGGTGTGGCGAATACTTGGGGTTATGGCGCTATGACAAATCACCTTGGAGATATACAAAAAAGCAAAGCTATAATTATATTTGGAGCAAATCCTGCAGTAAACCATCCTGTTGGTTTTAGACACTTTTTACTTGCAAAACAAAAAGGTGCAAAATTAATAGTTGTAGATCCTAGATTTACACATACTGCTGCTAAAGCTGATTATTTTGCACAAATTAGACCAGGAACTGATATAGCCTTTATATATGGTATGCTTCACATTATTTTCAAAAATGGATGGGAAGATAAAGATTACATAGAAAAAAGAACTTATGGTATGGAAGCCATCATAGAAGAGGCTAAAAAATGGACGCCAGAAGTTGTTGAAGATGTAACAAGTGTAAAAAAAGAAATTTTAGAAGAAATTGCTAAAGTTTATGCACAAAATAGACCAGGAACACTTATTTGGGCTATGGGCTTAACTCAACACACTATAGGAACATCAAACACAAGAATGGCTCCGATTTTACAATTAGTTCTTGGAAATGTTGGTGTTGAAGGCGGAGGAACAAATATATTAAGAGGGCACGATAATGTTCAAGGTGCTTCTGATATGGGATGTTTGAGTGAAAATTTACCGGGATATTATGATCTTAACGAAACTTCATGGAAATGGTTTAGCAAACAATGGGGTGTAAGCCATGAATGGATGAAAAGTAGATTCATCAATGAAGATATGATGTATAAAAAAGGCTTTACACTTGCTAGATGGTGGGCTGGAGTTTTAAATGGTAAAGATGGAAATGATCCTATAGATAATGCTGGAACAAGCTTAAAAGCGCTGGTTGTGTTAGGAAACGGTATCACTTCAACAGCTCAGCAAACCAAGGTAAAAGAAGGTCTTGATAACCTTGATTTGTTAGTATTAGCAGATCCATTTGTAAATGAAGCTGCAATTATAACAGATAAAAAAGATAATATTTTCTTGCTTCCAACAGCAACACAGTTTGAAACATCAGGCTCAGTTGTTGCAACAAATAGGAGCGGACAATGGAGATATCAAGTAGTTGAACCATTGTATGAATGTAAGCCTGATCAAGAAATTTTATTTGAACTTGCAAAAAGAATTGGATTTTACGACGAATATACAAAAACTATAAGAGATGATAAAGGAAATATCGAGTGGCCAGAAGCTGCTACAAGAGAGATAGCAAACACTCTTAAAAGTATCGGATATACAGGATGGACTCCAGAAAGACTTAAAAAACACACAGATAACTGGGATAAATTTGACCAAGTTACACTAAAAGGAAGTGGCGAATTTGAAAACGAATATTATGGCCTGCCTTGGCCATGCTGGACTGAGACACATCCAGGAAGTCCAAATTTATATAATATAAATTTACCTGTAAGTAAAGGCGGTATGGGATTTAGAGCAAGATTTGGACATATAAGAGATGGCAAAAATTTACTTGCAGAAGAAGGGTCAGCACCAGTTGATTCTAGTATAAATGGGGGATATCCACAAATTACTAAAGAAAACATAGAAAAAGTTTTAGGAATTACTCTAAGCGAAGAAGAAAAAGCTCAAATGGGTAATAGCTGGTCAACAGATGCTAGTAATATAATCGCTCAAAAATGCCTAGAAAAAGAGATAGCACCTTATGGCAATGCTAAAGCTAGAGCTATAGCTTGGAATTTTATTGACCAAATTCCACTTCATAGAGAACCTCTCCATTCGCCAAGACAAGATTTAGTAGAGAAGTATCCAACTTTTGAAGACCAAGAAAATCAATACAGAGTATTTACTAGATTTAAATCCATTCAATCAGCTAAAAATTATAGCAAGGAATTTCCTATAAATTTAATCACAGCTAGACTTGTAAATCTAAATGGTGCAGGTATGGAAAATAGAGCCAGTATGTATTTAACTAGATTAACCCCAGAGATGTTTTGCGATATAAATCCAGCCCTTGCAGCAAAATATGATATAAAAGATGGCTCTATGATGAAAATTCATAGCCCAGAAGGTACTTGGATAAAAGTAAAAGCAAGATTTACACATGCTGTAAATGAAAAAAGTATATTCTTGCCATTCCACTTTACTGGAATTATGCAAGGTGTTGATATGACTAAGAATTTCCCAGCAGGAACAGCGCCTTATGCAAGCGGAGAGAGTGCAAATACTGTTACAAACTATGGATATGATATATCATGTCAAATTCCAGAAACAAAAGGCGGTTTATGCCGCATAGAAAAAGCTTAA
- the fdh3B gene encoding formate dehydrogenase FDH3 subunit beta has translation MSAIRMKFLCDLDRCIDCNGCSVACDDAHELPLGIRRRRVITLNEGIPGKEVSSTIACMHCSDAPCAQVCPVDCFYIREDAIVLHDKEICIGCGYCLYACPFGAPQFPKSGIFGAKGAMDKCTMCAGGPKPTNSEEERHMYGQNRISEGKVPVCAAMCSTKALLVGNSEEVDAIYRARVVERKSQNGELGTPKENIF, from the coding sequence ATGTCAGCTATAAGAATGAAATTTTTATGTGATTTAGATAGATGTATAGACTGCAATGGTTGCTCTGTTGCTTGCGATGATGCACATGAGTTGCCACTTGGAATTAGAAGAAGAAGAGTTATAACTTTAAACGAAGGAATACCTGGAAAAGAAGTATCAAGCACCATTGCTTGTATGCACTGCTCTGATGCACCTTGTGCACAAGTTTGTCCAGTTGATTGTTTTTATATAAGAGAAGATGCTATAGTTTTACACGATAAAGAAATATGCATTGGATGTGGGTATTGCTTATATGCGTGTCCGTTTGGTGCACCACAATTTCCAAAAAGCGGGATTTTTGGTGCAAAAGGTGCAATGGATAAATGTACAATGTGTGCAGGCGGTCCAAAACCAACAAACTCAGAAGAAGAAAGACATATGTATGGTCAAAATAGAATTTCCGAAGGAAAAGTTCCCGTTTGTGCCGCAATGTGTTCTACAAAAGCTCTACTTGTAGGCAATAGCGAAGAAGTAGATGCCATATATAGAGCAAGAGTAGTAGAGAGAAAAAGTCAAAATGGAGAACTAGGAACTCCTAAAGAAAATATTTTTTAA
- a CDS encoding formate dehydrogenase subunit gamma produces the protein MKKLLFLFGFSCFAFGSEFLEKLQHDSPVWAEGRIQNIDSYYNGFASFFVNWQSNGYFAWLAAGAIIAVVLAFVGHYAIVGPKTFSHHHGKVYAFNAIERLVHLLAAVAWVILVPTGLIIMFGDEFGGGFFVRLCKNLHGLATIIFAISLIPMFLFWFVRMLPATYDIKWMFMVGGYLSKNKQPIPAGKFNAGQKAWFWVATVGGFFMILTGASMFYLDYNISSLREIMGMSQIEILRLSAIIHNILGAACAVFLLVHIYMAVFAIKGSIHSIITGYKEEEEVYILHHYWYQELVRKGQIQKSTFENQYKNLA, from the coding sequence ATGAAAAAATTACTTTTTTTATTTGGTTTTTCATGCTTTGCATTTGGAAGCGAGTTTTTAGAAAAGCTTCAACACGATAGTCCAGTTTGGGCTGAGGGTCGTATACAAAACATTGATAGCTACTACAATGGATTTGCGTCTTTTTTTGTTAATTGGCAAAGTAATGGTTATTTTGCTTGGCTTGCTGCTGGTGCAATAATAGCTGTAGTTTTAGCCTTTGTTGGTCATTATGCAATAGTTGGTCCAAAAACTTTTTCTCATCATCACGGGAAAGTTTATGCATTTAACGCTATAGAAAGATTGGTTCATCTTCTTGCTGCGGTTGCTTGGGTTATTTTAGTTCCAACAGGACTCATCATAATGTTTGGAGATGAATTTGGTGGAGGATTTTTTGTAAGATTGTGTAAAAATTTACACGGATTAGCTACGATAATTTTTGCAATTTCACTTATACCAATGTTTTTATTTTGGTTTGTAAGAATGCTACCTGCAACTTATGATATCAAATGGATGTTTATGGTTGGTGGATATCTTTCAAAAAACAAACAACCAATACCAGCTGGTAAATTTAATGCTGGTCAAAAAGCTTGGTTTTGGGTTGCTACTGTTGGTGGTTTCTTTATGATATTAACAGGTGCAAGTATGTTTTATCTTGATTATAATATCTCTTCATTAAGAGAAATTATGGGAATGAGCCAAATAGAAATTTTAAGATTATCTGCTATTATTCATAATATTTTAGGGGCTGCTTGTGCTGTATTTTTATTAGTTCATATTTATATGGCTGTTTTTGCTATAAAAGGCTCAATACACTCCATCATAACAGGATATAAAGAAGAAGAAGAGGTTTATATACTTCATCACTATTGGTATCAAGAGCTAGTAAGAAAAGGTCAAATTCAAAAATCAACTTTTGAAAACCAATACAAAAATCTAGCGTAA
- the fdhD gene encoding formate dehydrogenase accessory sulfurtransferase FdhD: MEPLFSTQITKYKGSESFICDDTLVREIKLEILVNDKKVGSVMATPVDQKALAVGYLMSEDIISEIKDMKEINELEDGMKISIIANINEDSLKRLNAEGVVISGCGRSNTANIDPDAINAKIIKNDIKFNKHLVLDQMSKFYTQCELYEKTGCVHTAKLFVDENTFFIGEDIAQHNTIDKAIGKARLAGVDLTKTFLMVSGRLSSEMVAKAVMHQIPLLVSRTAPTCLGVMIARKFNLTLCGFARGENINVYSAAERIYA; this comes from the coding sequence ATGGAACCGCTTTTTAGCACACAGATTACTAAATATAAAGGGAGTGAAAGTTTTATTTGTGATGATACTTTGGTTAGGGAAATAAAACTGGAAATTTTAGTAAATGATAAAAAAGTAGGTTCTGTTATGGCAACTCCAGTTGATCAAAAAGCATTAGCTGTTGGATATCTTATGAGTGAGGATATCATATCTGAAATTAAAGATATGAAAGAGATTAACGAACTTGAAGATGGTATGAAAATCTCAATAATAGCTAACATCAACGAAGATAGTCTAAAAAGACTAAATGCCGAAGGTGTTGTTATAAGTGGATGTGGTAGAAGCAATACTGCAAACATTGATCCAGATGCTATAAATGCCAAAATTATTAAAAATGATATCAAATTTAATAAACACTTAGTGCTTGATCAAATGAGTAAATTTTACACACAATGCGAACTTTATGAAAAAACCGGGTGCGTTCATACTGCCAAACTTTTTGTAGATGAAAATACATTCTTCATAGGAGAAGATATAGCCCAACACAACACTATAGATAAAGCCATAGGAAAAGCCAGACTCGCTGGTGTTGATTTAACAAAAACATTCCTTATGGTAAGTGGAAGACTAAGTTCAGAAATGGTTGCTAAAGCAGTAATGCATCAAATTCCACTTCTTGTTTCACGAACAGCTCCAACTTGTCTTGGAGTTATGATAGCAAGGAAATTTAATCTAACACTATGTGGCTTTGCAAGAGGCGAAAATATCAATGTTTATAGTGCTGCGGAGAGAATTTATGCGTGA
- a CDS encoding winged helix-turn-helix domain-containing protein: MREDIAELIKTSLNENGRLNCATAFKIATKTKSEPKDVSSIANELNIRIDNCDLGQFGRLEMQNGSTEVLEKLKPFLDDKNRIFCKDARACASGISLKKVRSTLKDFKIDVKYCELGCFKEKKGKSMKIKTKIWIENSKGELLFGKGKTEVLDVIEQTGSIKKAAEILGMNYKKCWNHLKILETNFKDELFETKQGGGEDAGTKLKPKAFELIQNYRKLQQDIEEFANKRFKELFLKKD, encoded by the coding sequence ATGCGTGAAGATATAGCCGAGCTTATAAAAACTTCTTTAAATGAGAATGGTAGATTAAATTGTGCAACTGCTTTTAAAATAGCAACAAAAACAAAAAGCGAACCAAAAGATGTTTCTAGCATAGCAAATGAATTAAATATAAGGATAGACAACTGCGATTTAGGTCAGTTTGGAAGACTTGAAATGCAAAATGGCAGCACAGAAGTGCTTGAAAAATTAAAGCCTTTTTTAGATGATAAAAATAGAATTTTTTGTAAAGATGCTAGAGCCTGTGCCAGTGGAATTAGCCTTAAAAAAGTTCGCTCTACTCTAAAAGACTTCAAAATTGATGTTAAATACTGCGAACTTGGTTGTTTTAAAGAAAAAAAGGGTAAATCTATGAAAATAAAAACAAAAATTTGGATTGAAAATTCCAAAGGAGAACTACTTTTTGGCAAGGGAAAAACTGAAGTTTTAGATGTTATAGAGCAAACTGGAAGTATAAAAAAAGCAGCAGAAATCTTAGGTATGAATTATAAAAAATGCTGGAACCATCTTAAAATTTTAGAAACAAATTTCAAAGATGAACTTTTTGAAACAAAACAAGGTGGCGGAGAAGACGCTGGAACTAAACTAAAACCAAAAGCATTTGAGCTTATACAAAACTATAGAAAATTACAGCAAGATATAGAAGAATTTGCAAACAAAAGATTTAAAGAACTTTTCTTGAAAAAAGATTAA